In the Streptomyces sp. BHT-5-2 genome, one interval contains:
- a CDS encoding SpoIIE family protein phosphatase, producing MTSLSPRKTAPKAAETVSRTGLPANQLAAAGARRFVRTLLTERAAAADAVPGAAAISGELVDQAVLLVSELVTNAVMYAGTDIDVTCRLEYGRKPAPADGGPARPGGDPAPSGPATVAVVLEVSDRHPSRVVRGGVDARSGAPGYGLQLVSALAESWGVTYRRSTKTVWFRLEATEGETEAVPGRPGRRPHGAATPVRVPHGHGGPRHGDAAEWADRGGPSFLAETSELLAGQLDQDMVTALAAQLLVPRLADWCAIWLSVEGGRMELSRVWHVDERRIAPLRADLEREPPTDVVHTGGTAWPWPAVAGATASGGSALAFPLVARGELQGVLLLGRAGRLKMTDTVVRMVEDVARRVAQAVHTARQYTRQTTISLALQRRQLPASLASIPGVDTAIVYEPHGEGQTVGGDFYDVFPMGHRRWCFLLGDVQGKDPEAMSVTGLARHLVRLLAREGHGVESVLGRLNLAMAEESAEAVELGGEQASSRFLSLLYGELTVDPGIPGARCTVATAGHPPPLHMFTDGGVEPASDPQMLLGIDEGTEFHASTFLLAPGETLLCVTDGVTERRCGNWQLDDNDGLVEVLREGLGLGAKALAEHIRRAAHDFGTGPVEDDLSVLVLQAVAPKPGPAVYARPAEGRPQGTSYG from the coding sequence GTGACGTCGCTGTCCCCGCGGAAGACGGCCCCCAAGGCCGCCGAGACGGTGTCCCGGACCGGGCTGCCGGCGAACCAGCTGGCCGCCGCCGGGGCCCGCAGATTCGTGCGCACACTGCTCACCGAGCGGGCCGCGGCCGCGGACGCCGTCCCCGGCGCCGCGGCGATCAGCGGGGAACTCGTCGACCAGGCCGTCCTCCTCGTCAGCGAGCTGGTCACCAACGCCGTGATGTACGCGGGCACCGACATCGACGTGACCTGCCGGCTGGAATACGGGCGCAAACCGGCCCCGGCGGACGGCGGGCCGGCCCGTCCCGGCGGCGACCCCGCGCCGTCGGGCCCGGCCACCGTCGCGGTCGTCCTGGAGGTCTCCGACCGGCACCCCTCGCGGGTGGTGCGCGGCGGGGTGGACGCCCGCAGCGGCGCGCCGGGCTACGGCCTGCAACTGGTCAGCGCGCTCGCCGAGTCCTGGGGTGTGACGTACCGCAGGTCGACCAAGACGGTGTGGTTCCGGCTGGAGGCCACCGAGGGCGAGACCGAGGCCGTGCCGGGCCGGCCGGGGCGGCGGCCGCACGGGGCCGCGACGCCGGTCCGGGTGCCGCACGGGCACGGCGGCCCGCGGCACGGCGACGCCGCCGAGTGGGCCGACCGCGGCGGCCCGTCGTTCCTGGCCGAGACCAGCGAGCTGCTGGCCGGCCAGCTCGACCAGGACATGGTCACCGCGCTCGCCGCCCAGCTGCTGGTGCCCCGGCTCGCCGACTGGTGCGCGATCTGGCTGAGCGTCGAGGGCGGCCGGATGGAGCTCTCCCGGGTGTGGCACGTCGACGAGCGGCGGATCGCGCCGCTGCGGGCCGACCTGGAGCGCGAGCCGCCCACCGACGTCGTGCACACCGGCGGCACCGCCTGGCCCTGGCCCGCGGTCGCCGGCGCCACCGCGTCGGGCGGGTCGGCGCTGGCCTTCCCGCTGGTGGCGCGCGGTGAGTTGCAGGGCGTGCTGCTGCTGGGCCGGGCCGGCCGGCTGAAGATGACCGACACCGTCGTCCGCATGGTCGAGGACGTCGCCCGGCGGGTCGCCCAGGCCGTCCACACCGCCCGCCAGTACACCCGCCAGACCACCATCAGCCTCGCGCTCCAGCGCCGCCAGCTGCCCGCCTCGCTGGCCAGCATCCCCGGCGTGGACACCGCGATCGTCTACGAGCCGCACGGCGAGGGGCAGACCGTCGGCGGCGACTTCTACGACGTCTTCCCGATGGGCCACCGGCGCTGGTGCTTCCTGCTGGGGGACGTGCAGGGCAAGGACCCCGAGGCGATGTCGGTGACCGGGCTGGCCCGCCACCTGGTGCGGCTGCTGGCCCGCGAGGGGCACGGCGTCGAGTCGGTCCTCGGGCGGCTGAATCTGGCCATGGCCGAGGAGAGCGCGGAGGCGGTGGAGCTCGGCGGCGAACAGGCCAGCTCCCGCTTCCTGAGCCTGCTCTACGGGGAGCTGACCGTCGATCCGGGCATCCCCGGGGCACGGTGCACGGTCGCCACCGCCGGGCACCCGCCGCCGCTGCACATGTTCACCGATGGTGGCGTGGAGCCGGCCTCCGACCCGCAGATGCTGCTCGGCATCGACGAGGGCACCGAGTTCCACGCCAGCACCTTCCTCCTCGCCCCCGGCGAGACGCTGCTGTGCGTCACCGACGGCGTCACCGAACGCCGTTGCGGGAACTGGCAGTTGGACGACAACGACGGCCTGGTCGAGGTGTTGCGGGAGGGCCTCGGGCTGGGCGCCAAGGCGCTCGCCGAACACATCCGGCGGGCCGCCCACGACTTCGGCACCGGCCCGGTGGAGGACGACCTCTCGGTGCTCGTCCTCCAGGCGGTGGCGCCGAAGCCGGGGCCGGCGGTGTACGCGCGGCCCGCCGAGGGCAGGCCGCAGGGGACCTCGTACGGGTGA
- a CDS encoding HAMP domain-containing protein, whose product MAPDPTRPDRAPSPPAPGPDGRWVRTGELRPLLAAMNALRDGDFTARAEPAPGESPPDGVLADLTDVFAQIVARNAHLAGELQRMRHEVVRQGRLDERISASPGQGGWTTNVDSANAVLEALVIPVAKATRVLDSVADGDLTRHVDLHDGSRQLRGDLRRLGSCVNRVVDQLSLFTGEVTRVAREVGTEGRLGGRAQVQDLSGDWLHVTEAVNTMASRLTAQVRDIAVVTTAVARGDLTQQVTVEATGELLELKLTVNTMVDQLRAFADEVTRVAREVGTEGRLGGRAQVHGVSGVWKDLTDNVNSMASNLTWQVRNIAQVTTAVANGDLSQKITVDARGEILELKSTINTMVDQLSAFADEVTRVAREVGTEGRLGGRAQVRDVSGVWKDLTESVNFMADNLTTQVRNIALVATAVAEGDLGKKITVEAKGEILELKSTINTMVDQLSAFADEVTRVAREVGTEGNLGGQAQVRGVSGVWKELTDNVNSMALNLTSQVRNIAQVTTAVANGDLTKKIDVDARGEILELKDTVNTMVKQLRAFADEVTRVAREVGTEGRLGGRAQVHGVSGVWKNLTDNVNSMADNLTSQVRNIAEVATSVARGDLSKKIDVDARGEILELKTTINTMVDTLSSFASEVTRVAREVGSEGQLGGQARVEGVYGTWKQLTTSVNELALNLTTQVRAIAEVTSAVTQGDMSGSITVDAQGEVAALKNNVNLMVANLRETTRAKDWLESNLTRIAGLMQGHRDLVEVADLILRELTPLVNAQFGAFFLAEAGARPGEGLELIAGYGTGHPEGRRSPPRMRMGTPGWGLITQAATEKKRILVENVPADYLTISSGLGAAAPASVVILPILFEDHVLGVIELASFSRFSDVHLAFIDQFVNTIGVSINTIIANSRTEALLSESQRLTAELRQRSDELQLTNAELEEKAALLATSSQYKSEFLANMSHELRTPLNSLLVLSRLLADNPEDHLSPQEVEFAVTIHRAGSDLLQLINDILDLSKIEAGRMDVHPKALPLKKLLDYVHATFRPLTVDRGLSFDVRVGDDVPEELFSDEQRLQQILRNLLSNAVKFTSTGGVELLVERVPGGQFEEETLRTADAVIALSVKDTGIGIPPEKIAGIFEAFQQSDGTTNRKYGGTGLGLSISRDMAALLGGRIKAESRVDVGSTFTLYVPARYTGPSTAPAAGLAARPGENGGTPPAHGIEPTALVAPDGHATATAPPLPLTPPPSEVFPGQEGLASRTAAHPAEAGDVTWPEATRLKDWLSGRPGRVLADRRILIVDDDIRNVFALTHVLGRVGIKVKYAEDGREGLEVLDRTPDVSLVLMDIMMPEMDGYEMIRAIRRTPRFADLPIVALTAKAMPGDREKAIESGADDYIPKPVDVDRLLSVVCGLLDPETSPRPGPPQAPQRADEPTDTCAPADEPTGAPATAPTAEPAADPPHPISDEGREGPQS is encoded by the coding sequence ATGGCGCCCGACCCGACCCGGCCCGACCGCGCGCCGTCGCCCCCGGCCCCCGGCCCCGACGGCCGGTGGGTGCGCACCGGCGAACTGCGCCCCCTGCTCGCCGCCATGAACGCCCTGCGGGACGGCGACTTCACCGCCCGCGCCGAGCCCGCCCCGGGCGAGTCCCCGCCCGACGGCGTGCTCGCCGACCTGACCGACGTCTTCGCCCAGATCGTCGCGCGCAACGCCCACCTCGCCGGCGAACTCCAGCGCATGCGCCACGAAGTCGTCCGCCAGGGCCGGCTGGACGAGCGGATCAGCGCCAGCCCCGGCCAGGGCGGCTGGACGACCAACGTCGACTCCGCCAACGCCGTGCTGGAAGCCCTGGTCATCCCGGTCGCCAAGGCCACCCGGGTGCTGGACTCGGTCGCCGACGGCGACCTGACCCGCCATGTCGACCTGCACGACGGCTCCCGTCAGCTCCGCGGCGACCTGCGCCGCCTGGGCAGCTGCGTCAACCGCGTGGTCGACCAGCTCTCGCTGTTCACCGGCGAGGTCACCCGGGTCGCCCGCGAGGTCGGCACCGAGGGCCGGCTCGGCGGCCGCGCCCAGGTCCAGGACCTCTCCGGCGACTGGCTGCACGTGACCGAGGCGGTCAACACCATGGCGTCCCGGCTCACCGCCCAGGTCCGCGACATCGCCGTGGTCACCACCGCGGTGGCCCGCGGCGACCTCACCCAGCAGGTCACGGTCGAGGCCACCGGCGAGCTGCTGGAACTCAAGCTCACCGTGAACACCATGGTCGACCAGCTGCGGGCGTTCGCCGACGAGGTCACCCGCGTCGCCCGCGAGGTCGGCACCGAGGGCCGACTCGGCGGCCGCGCCCAGGTCCACGGCGTCTCCGGCGTCTGGAAGGACCTCACCGACAACGTCAACTCCATGGCGTCCAACCTGACCTGGCAGGTCCGCAACATCGCCCAGGTCACCACCGCCGTCGCCAACGGCGACCTCAGCCAGAAGATCACCGTGGACGCCCGCGGCGAGATCCTGGAGCTGAAGTCGACCATCAACACCATGGTCGACCAGCTCTCCGCCTTCGCCGACGAGGTCACCCGCGTCGCCCGGGAAGTCGGCACCGAGGGCCGGCTCGGCGGCCGCGCCCAGGTCCGGGACGTCTCCGGCGTCTGGAAGGACCTCACCGAGAGCGTCAACTTCATGGCGGACAACCTCACCACGCAGGTCCGCAACATCGCCCTGGTCGCCACCGCCGTCGCCGAGGGCGACCTCGGCAAGAAGATCACCGTCGAGGCGAAGGGCGAGATCCTGGAGCTGAAGTCGACCATCAACACCATGGTCGACCAGCTCTCCGCCTTCGCCGACGAGGTCACCCGCGTCGCCCGCGAGGTCGGCACCGAGGGCAACCTCGGCGGTCAGGCGCAGGTCCGCGGCGTCTCCGGGGTCTGGAAGGAGCTGACCGACAACGTCAACTCCATGGCCCTGAACCTCACCTCGCAGGTCCGCAACATCGCCCAGGTCACCACCGCCGTCGCCAACGGCGACCTCACCAAGAAGATCGACGTGGACGCCCGCGGCGAGATCCTGGAACTCAAGGACACCGTCAACACCATGGTCAAGCAGCTGCGGGCGTTCGCCGACGAGGTCACCCGGGTCGCCCGCGAGGTCGGCACCGAGGGCCGACTCGGCGGCCGCGCCCAGGTCCACGGCGTCTCCGGCGTCTGGAAGAACCTCACCGACAACGTCAACTCCATGGCGGACAACCTGACCTCGCAGGTCCGCAACATCGCCGAGGTGGCGACGTCGGTGGCCCGCGGCGACCTCTCCAAGAAGATCGACGTGGACGCCCGCGGCGAGATCCTGGAACTCAAGACCACCATCAACACCATGGTCGACACGCTGTCCTCGTTCGCCTCCGAGGTGACCCGGGTGGCCCGCGAGGTCGGCAGCGAGGGCCAGCTCGGCGGCCAGGCCCGCGTCGAGGGCGTCTACGGCACCTGGAAGCAGCTCACCACCAGCGTCAACGAGCTGGCCCTCAACCTCACCACCCAGGTCCGCGCCATCGCCGAGGTGACCAGCGCGGTCACCCAGGGCGACATGTCCGGCTCGATCACCGTCGACGCCCAGGGCGAGGTCGCCGCCCTGAAGAACAACGTCAACCTCATGGTCGCCAACCTCCGCGAGACCACCCGCGCCAAGGACTGGCTGGAGTCCAACCTCACCCGCATCGCCGGCCTGATGCAGGGCCACCGCGACCTCGTCGAGGTCGCCGACCTGATCCTGCGCGAGCTGACCCCGCTGGTGAACGCCCAGTTCGGCGCGTTCTTCCTGGCCGAGGCGGGCGCCCGGCCCGGCGAGGGCCTGGAGCTGATCGCCGGCTACGGCACCGGCCACCCCGAGGGCCGCCGGTCACCGCCCCGGATGCGGATGGGCACCCCCGGCTGGGGCCTGATCACCCAGGCCGCCACGGAGAAGAAGCGCATCCTCGTCGAGAACGTCCCGGCCGACTACCTCACCATCAGCTCCGGCCTCGGCGCCGCCGCCCCCGCCAGCGTCGTCATCCTGCCGATCCTCTTCGAGGACCACGTCCTCGGCGTGATCGAACTGGCCTCCTTCAGCCGCTTCAGCGACGTCCACCTCGCCTTCATCGACCAGTTCGTGAACACCATCGGCGTCTCCATCAACACCATCATCGCCAACTCCCGCACCGAGGCCCTGCTCTCGGAATCCCAGCGGCTGACCGCCGAACTCCGCCAGCGCTCCGACGAACTCCAGCTCACCAACGCCGAGTTGGAGGAGAAGGCGGCCCTGCTGGCTACGTCGTCGCAGTACAAATCCGAGTTCCTGGCCAACATGTCGCACGAGCTGCGCACCCCCCTCAACTCCCTCCTCGTCCTCTCCCGCCTCCTCGCCGACAACCCCGAGGACCACCTCAGCCCGCAGGAGGTGGAGTTCGCCGTCACCATCCACCGCGCCGGCTCCGACCTGCTCCAGCTCATCAACGACATCCTCGACCTGTCGAAGATCGAGGCCGGCCGGATGGACGTGCACCCCAAGGCCCTGCCGCTGAAGAAGCTCCTCGACTACGTCCACGCCACCTTCCGCCCGCTCACCGTCGACCGCGGCCTCAGCTTCGACGTCCGGGTCGGCGACGACGTCCCCGAGGAGCTGTTCTCCGACGAGCAGCGCCTCCAGCAGATCCTCCGCAACCTGCTCTCCAACGCGGTGAAGTTCACCTCCACCGGCGGCGTGGAACTCCTCGTCGAACGCGTCCCCGGCGGCCAGTTCGAGGAGGAGACCCTGCGCACCGCCGACGCCGTGATCGCCCTCTCCGTCAAGGACACCGGCATCGGCATCCCCCCGGAGAAGATCGCCGGGATCTTCGAGGCGTTCCAGCAGTCCGACGGCACCACCAACCGCAAGTACGGCGGCACCGGCCTCGGCCTCTCCATCAGCCGCGACATGGCCGCCCTGCTCGGCGGCCGCATCAAGGCCGAGAGCCGGGTCGACGTCGGCTCCACCTTCACCCTCTACGTCCCCGCCCGCTACACCGGCCCGTCCACCGCACCCGCCGCCGGCCTGGCGGCCCGCCCCGGCGAGAACGGCGGGACCCCGCCGGCCCACGGCATCGAGCCCACCGCCCTCGTCGCCCCCGACGGCCACGCAACGGCCACGGCTCCGCCTCTCCCGCTCACCCCGCCCCCCTCCGAGGTCTTCCCCGGCCAGGAGGGCCTGGCCTCCCGCACCGCCGCCCACCCCGCCGAGGCCGGCGACGTCACCTGGCCCGAGGCCACCCGCCTGAAGGACTGGCTCAGCGGCCGCCCCGGCCGGGTCCTGGCCGACCGCCGGATCCTGATCGTCGACGACGACATCCGCAACGTCTTCGCGCTCACCCACGTCCTCGGCCGCGTCGGCATCAAGGTCAAGTACGCCGAGGACGGCCGCGAGGGGCTGGAGGTCCTCGACCGGACCCCCGACGTCTCCCTCGTCCTGATGGACATCATGATGCCGGAGATGGACGGCTACGAGATGATCCGCGCCATCCGCCGCACCCCCCGCTTCGCCGACCTCCCGATCGTCGCCCTCACCGCCAAGGCCATGCCCGGCGACCGTGAGAAGGCCATCGAGAGCGGCGCCGACGACTACATCCCCAAACCGGTGGACGTGGACCGCCTGCTGTCGGTCGTCTGCGGCCTGCTCGACCCCGAGACCAGCCCCCGCCCCGGCCCACCCCAGGCTCCCCAACGGGCCGACGAACCGACCGACACCTGCGCACCAGCCGACGAACCGACCGGCGCCCCGGCCACCGCACCGACCGCCGAACCGGCCGCCGACCCCCCGCACCCCATCTCCGACGAGGGAAGGGAAGGGCCGCAGTCATGA
- a CDS encoding long-chain fatty acid--CoA ligase gives MLSTMQDVPLTVSRILSHGSTVHGKSQVITWTGEAEPHRRTFAEIGRRAAQLAHALRDTLEVAPEERVGTLMWNNSEHMEAYLGIPSMGAVLHTLNLRLPAEQLAWIVNHAEDRVVLVNGTLIPLLAPLLPRLPNVAHVVVVGPGDRAPLAGAHAEVHDYEELLAGRPEHYDWPEIDEREAAALCYTSGTTGEPKGVLYSHRSLYLHSLQVNTAEAFALASRDIALPVVPMFHVNAWGLPHAAFMAGASLLMPDRFLQPAPLAEMIETIRPTIGAAVPTIWQGLLAELDAHKRDVACLHTVVIGGSACPPALMRGFEERHGIRVVHAWGMTETSPLGCVSHPPAGVSGEDEWAYRTTQGRFPASVEARLIGPSGEELPWDGTAAGELEVRGPWIAGAYYGGAQGGALRPEDKFSPDGWLRTGDVGTISPDGYLTLTDRAKDVIKSGGEWISSVELENHLMAHPGVAEAAVVAVPDEKWGERPLATVVLTDGSAITYEELRAFLGERIARWQLPERWAVIPSVPKTSVGKFDKKVLRRQYADGELDVTRLG, from the coding sequence GTGCTCAGCACGATGCAGGACGTACCGCTCACGGTCTCGCGAATTCTCAGCCATGGGTCCACAGTTCACGGAAAGTCGCAGGTCATCACCTGGACCGGCGAGGCCGAGCCGCACCGCCGCACCTTCGCCGAGATCGGCCGCAGGGCCGCGCAGCTCGCGCACGCGCTCCGCGACACCCTCGAAGTCGCCCCCGAGGAACGGGTCGGCACCCTCATGTGGAACAACAGCGAGCACATGGAGGCGTATCTGGGCATCCCCTCCATGGGGGCGGTGCTGCACACGCTGAACCTCCGGCTCCCGGCCGAGCAGCTCGCCTGGATCGTCAACCACGCCGAGGACCGGGTCGTGCTCGTCAACGGCACCCTGATCCCGCTGCTGGCGCCCCTGCTGCCGCGGCTGCCCAACGTGGCGCACGTGGTCGTCGTCGGCCCCGGCGACCGCGCCCCGCTGGCCGGCGCCCACGCCGAGGTCCACGACTACGAGGAGCTGCTGGCCGGCCGGCCCGAGCACTACGACTGGCCCGAGATCGACGAGCGGGAGGCCGCCGCGCTCTGTTACACCTCGGGCACCACCGGCGAGCCCAAGGGCGTGCTCTACAGCCACCGTTCGCTCTATCTGCACTCCCTCCAGGTCAACACCGCCGAGGCGTTCGCCCTCGCCTCCCGGGACATCGCGCTGCCGGTGGTGCCGATGTTCCACGTCAACGCCTGGGGCCTGCCGCACGCCGCGTTCATGGCCGGTGCGTCGCTGCTGATGCCGGACCGCTTCCTGCAGCCCGCGCCGCTCGCCGAGATGATCGAGACCATCCGGCCGACGATAGGAGCCGCGGTCCCGACGATCTGGCAGGGCCTGCTGGCCGAACTCGACGCCCACAAGCGGGACGTGGCCTGTCTGCACACCGTCGTCATCGGCGGCTCCGCCTGCCCGCCGGCTCTGATGCGCGGCTTCGAGGAGCGGCACGGCATCCGTGTGGTGCACGCCTGGGGAATGACCGAGACCTCCCCGCTGGGCTGCGTCTCCCACCCGCCGGCCGGCGTGAGCGGCGAGGACGAGTGGGCCTACCGCACCACCCAGGGCCGCTTCCCGGCCTCCGTCGAGGCCCGGCTGATCGGCCCGTCCGGCGAGGAGCTGCCCTGGGACGGCACCGCCGCCGGCGAGTTGGAGGTGCGCGGCCCGTGGATCGCGGGCGCGTACTACGGCGGCGCGCAGGGCGGGGCGCTGCGCCCGGAGGACAAGTTCAGCCCGGACGGCTGGCTGCGCACCGGCGACGTCGGCACGATCTCGCCGGACGGCTATCTGACCCTGACCGACCGCGCCAAGGACGTCATCAAGTCCGGCGGCGAGTGGATCTCCTCGGTCGAGCTGGAGAACCACCTGATGGCGCACCCGGGCGTCGCCGAGGCCGCGGTGGTCGCCGTCCCGGACGAGAAATGGGGCGAACGGCCGCTGGCGACCGTGGTGTTGACCGACGGCTCGGCGATCACCTACGAGGAGCTGCGGGCCTTCCTCGGCGAGCGGATCGCGCGCTGGCAGCTGCCGGAGCGGTGGGCGGTGATTCCGTCGGTGCCCAAGACGAGCGTGGGCAAGTTCGACAAGAAGGTGCTGCGGCGGCAGTACGCCGACGGCGAGCTGGACGTGACCCGGCTGGGGTGA